The Cottoperca gobio chromosome 15, fCotGob3.1, whole genome shotgun sequence genome segment acaattaATCCATTCAACTGGAACGACATATAATCGCTATGCTTCGTGTCGCTAGCTTTGGATGGCCGCTAGCTAGTTCGTTTCCCAAGTAGCTTTATAAATGGTAGCCGGAAGTGACACTTCTTCTTACTCGATTTATCCTCGGTTACTAATTGAATACGACGCAAGCAAAAAAATATGAGCGCAATACTTTATGGTTTGATCACATAAATTAAgtgtaaataacattaataacttaAGAAACCGAGCAATTAAACGTTGGTGGTGTGTGCTAGATGGAAGCGGAACAAGGAGGTTTATATATGGCTTAAATTGTCTTCTGTTGAACATACAACTTAGAAAATAGTAAGCGACtggttaaaaatgtattttatttgatttaatggtTTTTCCACTTGGATAACAGATCCGTTAAGGAATCTGAACAGTAGGAAGTGTTGTCCAACTGGACTTACTTTATCATTCAGTAACAACTCAAGCTAGCTCCATGTCTCAAATGTAGCGTTAGCCATATCAATGCAAAGTGATCACATAAGCATTGCTTACTCACTAAGGCAGCTGAACAACTGTATAATTTAGCATTAAGTTACCATTTATAGGTATGATTGTATGTAATATTGTATCTATTATATTCCCAGATATTTATTGTTCACCTTGTTTGTCTTGTAGCTACAGTTTACGGTCCACTACTGTGTTTGCAGCAGGTGTTGGAGGAAGTTTCTGGGGAAAGGATATATGGCTGCTCTCATTGATGACACAGATGAACTTTGCACCAAGTGGGTATGTCtacaataaacatattacaAGGCCTGCTACATATGGAGTCAAGACAGAAGTGAGTAACATTATGTAAAGGAATACATCAGACCCAGGGCATTATAGTTTTGGATAATTTTAGTTTGTCGGTATGAAGCGTTGTAACATGATTACTGACCTCTTAGTCTTGTGGATTATCTGTGGTGATCAGTGATAGACTTCCAGACAGTGTGAcaggatagtgtgtgtgtgtgtgtgtgtgtgtgtgtgtgtgtgtgtgtgtgtgtgtgtgtgtgtgtgtgtgtgtgactgtaaatGTTACATCTCACCATCATACTTTTCTTCCTGATTTGGACAGATACCGTTTCCCATGTTTGAGCTGCGTtgagtttctttctttaaagatATCACAGGATGTGTGAATTCAGTAGTGGCCAGTGCTCATTGCTCATGTGAGCTCAACAATGGAGAAAAGTACgcttttcctgtttttgttgttaacaACTGTATACCATTCATCAGATTCAGTCTTGAACTCAAAATATAGCTTTAAATTGAAGCCATGTGAAATGGCAAATAGCTCACTGTAGCAATGgaaattaattataaaacattctGGTATGTCAACGATCTTGTGAGAGCATTTTTGTAATGAGAGCTGGGATGTGGAGTGTAACGTTCATAACACTTAACATAATTACAGCCAGTATTGCATCCATCATCAATTCTGATAGCAATACatgaaaacctttaaaaatgtacaccaacagaatataatattattgGCGATATTATCTGTGATAAATTCTTTAGCGCTTATGTTTCCAGAAATGTTTATTAAGTGGTTATTGAGCACCATGTGCATTGTGGATTGAATCAACATTACTGACATTTTTTCATATTATATGTTGTAATCCCCAACGAGGCTTGGATATTAGAATAATATagactttgtttttaaaatgtagaaaaGCATGTGATTTCTAACACAATTGGCATTTTGAGCATTAGCTACTTTTTTGGCCGGCATCCAGTAGTTCTAGTTCCATACACCAAGTTACAATGCCATAATCTGTTAATATGTCTACTCTAAATGATATATCTGACTGGTTTACAAGTGAAATCCCAGGTATTCCCATGTGCAGTGTGGTAAAAGGCATATGTTCTGCATTGCTGGTGTAAACAGAATTTAACATGATTTTATGTATCTCTTTGAGACTGTCCATGTATAATTCTTAATTCACTTCTCTCTCAATACAGTGACAATTATGTGTGCTGTTTGTGCTCCACATCATGTGATCATGGTCCTAAGccacataaatacatgaaatgTTAGAGAAAATATAGACGTACTTACTGATTACAGTAAGCttacagaaaatgaaaaagattaaTTGCAAAACAAAATCCTGATGCAGCACCAAAGGGAATTTAATTAGTATTGCTTGTTTGTGCGTGCCTGTTTGTTTGAGAAAAACTTTTTTTGTGGTTACCCACGGAAGTTATCTCTGTTTTGAAATGATCTAGTAAGCTCCATGTAAACCGTTGTCTGCCAGGAAGGAGTACACACCACAGAATAATGAGCGCTCTCAATTGTGGAAATAATTTAATTTTGCAAGAATAATCAGTCATACTAATCTCCACGGTAGCAAACTTAATTAAATTTGCCAGCCTCAAATTCGGAGTTGCCTCTTCAAGAAATGAGGAACAATATTGTGTTTCACCTCGTCAAAATACGGCACATTGTAAGTCACTTGAGGAAtagttaattaaaataaatccgTAAAGACTTAGTAGTAGTTTTCTTTTGTGGTTAATACAATTATATGCTTCTCAGGTCAGGCTGCAAACAAACTCTAAACCAAAAAGCATTAATTTATTCATGGATGGCTCacaagacagaaggagaaagacAATGCAGCTGAACATGCacatataatatagtatagtgaACACAGCACATGtaatattgcattttattatttaaaaatgtaggcCAAAGAATGTCACAATGTGTTACATAGTTGGAGATGTTAGGCTTTTATAACATAGGTATATTGTACAAAGGGTAGGCCTATATGGAGCAACTGAAAGAGATGGGGAGTAACGAGCAATGACTGCCATCTTCAGACAGGTGTGTGTAACTGCTATAATAAGTAAGGTTcaaccaaaatgtaaaatattctgACATGGTCTCTTTCGGTtgaaaacataatgttataacaAAGCTAACATGAGACTGGttaatcatgtttttattgaggTTGTTCAAGAAGCATGTCCGGGCATGCGCGGCGCGCTCTTTGGGGTGGCACACTCGAACTCGGTCTGCGTGCTGTGCGAGCCAATCACATTTAAGATAAACAACATTGCGTCATTGTTATTGTGCTGGCTGGTGCTCCAGCTACTTACTTTGAGATTTCGCCATCATTTCGCTTTCACGCATGCCTCTATAACTGCGTTAACGAGTGGACCCGCAATATCATATCAGTAAAATGTCGCAGCAAAAGGAAATTTCATCGGAGGAGAGTTTACAAGGTAAAGTATAACCGACCAAACATCTTGTAGCTCGCTTGTTCTTATGCTAGCGCTAGTTGATAGTTGAGAGGACATGGGGTAACGTTATATCACATAATTTCGCCCTTGAGCTAAACAGTCGAGGTATCTAGCTAACTATCTGGTTTGACATTACTACATCATTTAATCGAGATGTGGAGAGACCACCAGGAGGACATCCCAGTGCCCTAGTTAGTTAATGAGGCTTATCTGCAATGTTGTAAAATCAAAATGCCTTCAAGCCAAGGACAGTGTGCCTCTCTGTTTATTGTTCTTCTGTAGTCTTAGCCTGTGCAGCAATCCGAGTTTATATAGGCCAATGATACCGTACTGGATACCCATCAGATGTAATGTGTTAAGACTGTGTATTTGATTTAAGGTTCCTGGGTTGAGCTGCATTTCAGTGGCAATGTCTCTCAAAGTACTAGCCATCATGAAAGCCAGGAGCAAATCCCCACGTCCATCCAGCAGGGTGACATGGAGAAAATGCTGCTGGATGCACAGCATGAATCGGGCAAAAACAGCTCCAGAGGAAGCTCTCACTGCAACAGGTGTGTGGGGAAAATAGGGAAGCACAGTTGGTGTTCTTATATGTTGTGTAATACAGACACTACGAACTTTCCCTTACGTGTTGTCTTCTTCACAACAGTCCACTCAGAGCCCTGACCCCCCTTCTTCTGTGGAGAGGCTCCGAGGCAAACAGCTCACAGGTAGATTTTGTTGGAACCACTGACCTTTTATTTAAGTCTAATGAATGTTGTTTTACTAAATACTTTATAGGATGTGTGATGGcataatgttgctttttaaatatcaatGATGGCCGAGTTGTTGCTTGATTGTccataattgtttttgttttttttagtcaGATGAAGACTTTCAAGAAAGAAAACGGGAAGTCGAAAACATGATGAAGAAAAATGCTGACTGGATCTGGGACTGGTCCAGTCGACCTGAAAACAATCCACCAAAGTATGTATTAATTTAGTAACTCTTAGTATTTGGTATTATTCTTTGTAATTTCAGTGGTGTTATTTTAGTTGACATAATTATTCTAAGATTAAAGACACAAATGGACTGTTACAACATTTTTAATCCAAATTGTTGATGACTATGAACCACGTTGATGCACAACTAATCACCACCAGTAGGAACGATGGTGTAATGTTGATTACAGTGATGGTAGAGCTAGCATTAATAGGAAGTTATTAACTCTATTGTGCTAATCTCTtacaatatgtatatgtattttatacagtgatttgtaataatatttgaaataattaTGTCTGTGTGAGCAGAGGCGTCGTTATGACATTAGACTGGCACTCATTgatttttaatgtattcaaaACAGTGAAATATTAATGTGCACCTCTGTAGGGAGTTCCTGCTGAAGTACCCTAAGCGCTCGACCTCTCTCAGCATTAGGAACACCAGCGTCATGAAGAAGGGAGGCGTTCTCTCTGCTGATTTTCTGAAGCTTTTCCTTCCTTCATTAATCATTTCTCACATACTGGCTGTTGGCCTCGGGTAAGCCACATCATTTAATCTCTAAACCTGGCAATATTACAGTAtttcaaaaactaaaaaaatattCAATGGGAACCTCTAGAGGACATTGTAGAGGGCTtcttaaaataatttttaaagcCCAGAGTTTTGACCATATACGATTGATGTATCTTCACATAAATAATGGAATCATTTGACTTAcagatgaaatatttatttggtATTTTCATAAATAATCATACATGAAAATATAGACCTGTTATCCTAATGCTAAGAAACTTCACTGATGCAAACAGACCTTTTAACTGCACCAACACAACATGCATAATTTAGTGGTTGTCTAGTGTTAGTCTCTGCATTAAATGGCCTGTCAATTAATTTGAGAATGATGGATTCCAGTGTTGTGCTTAGACTTTTGGTAGCGGGACAACAGTTTTAACTCCTAACATGTAAAATAGAAGAGAACAGTATCACTAGTattctgtaacattttaacaATCTTTcttaaaaaaagcacatttttatgTAGAGGCATCAAATCTGGGCTTCAGTGTATTTATAGTAATATACATTTGTTGGACAATTTTCCAATtcaccatgtttttttttatttttgtatattttgctctCAGTACCatcacatttgacatgtttgtctctcttctttTAGGATATATATTGGGAAGCGTCTGACCTCCCACAACACCTACTGAGTAGGATGTTGGTGTGTTTGCGACACCATGTCACCTCGGCATGCCTTAAAATGGGACCTTCGGATGATCAAAGGGAGGTGGCCATGTGACACGGTCAAAATCATTTTCAGTGCCCCATTTAGCTCACAACAGCGAGGACAGTTAGAATATTTCATTGCTGTCTCATGGCGTTTACTCCTGAACACAACAGCGACCAATCCTCTGCTCCTTGCTGTGGTCTCTGTTCTGCCCTGGAAATGACCGTTTTGCTGCTTCCTGCTCCTTAAATCTTCACGTTAGGGAACGGATATATATTGTACGATGTTGCCTTTTTCGTTTTGCAATGACAAATCACTTTTGAATTCAAATGATATactataattgttttttttcgaTCAGCTTTGGAGAAAGGAAGTTTGTGTTAACATGATTGCATCTATCACTGCTTGCtccattttttttgttgcaattgTGATTATAAGAATTATTAAGGACTGATGTGGTCCATTTTGTTCATCCGAcctacacaaaataaaagttggaAAATACACATATGGCCCAGAGTGATTTTTAAAATCAGTTAATATTCAGAAACATGGATTTATTAAGGAAAGGACCACATGCAGATGAACACAATTAAAATTTTATTGAACTTTggtcaaaaataataaacaagtgAATACATTGCCACCATGTTAGGAATCAATGGACAAAGACAATGCattattatgtgtttgttttaatgtcatcAGTATATGGTGTGTAGTCAACCTTCATTTCTGCATTCACAACTACGGAGATAAGATCAACATTTGCAATACGCGGTTCAAATTTGAGTGACATCCCTAATAAATGAATAAGGGCACATGTATGAGGCCTGTCTGAATTTCCTACTTATTACATAAACTGTATGGTGTGCAATATTCCTCCTTTTGTTTTCATAGACAGCCACATATAGCAGCAGTATATGAGGACATAACTCTATAAAATAGGATTTACAAATAATGCACATGAGGTTTGTAAAACGTTTGGGGACATAACTTGTAGCTGTCACTGATAGAAGTAGGTATTAAGGCTGCAGATTCCCTTTGTCCTGGGCCCCATCTTGTGCCATGTACTTTCCAGCCTGCATCCTAACACATGGTCAAAAATCTAGAAATTAATCTCTGGACACAAACATTATCAGTCGTCTCCCACAGTGGTTCTGAAACTGGTAGCCCCCCCAAATAGTATTTCCATAACAAGTTTGCTTGAGATCTGCTCAAAGACAGTGGTGTGACTGGACATTTTTCCACCTCTctacaacataaaaacatgcaaagcaataaacatgttttaatacatacttctaaatttaaaaaacacatctgtagttttagtttctttttattatgtGGATGACAAGGTGTACTTGAGTAGATACAGTCAGTGAAATTATGTCACCGTATTGACTGGGGGTAAAgtaagagggaggggagagaaaagaaacgAGTCCACTTTCCAAATTCATGGCCTCTTCCACCAGTAGTTTGGCCTGAATACATGGCCAATGGGGGGAATGTTACAGTTAGGCTTATTGGCCATTAATCCGTGCTTCAGAAGGCCCAAAAATCTTTGAGATGATGTTACAACTTTGACAAGACGTCATTTTAAGGGCTTCCAAGAGTTCTGTCGTTAAATCATGAAATGAAGGCttaaaatgtcaacacaaaCACCAACGTTCAAGAGTTTGACCTCTAGGGAGTGCCATTCCGTCAATTAGACCCGAATTGGGCTTTCTGGGTCAGGGGGGCATGTTGATTGCCCTGGTGCCAAAGGCAAAAACAACCTAAGTTCAgactcaaaataaaaacaggccTATGGATCAACCTCCTGTGGCAAAAAAAAGTAGACACGTGCTTTTGAATTCTTCACCAGGAGGACAACGAGGCTGTTTCTTCTTATACAGATAGACAAGTAGTAGGCTTAACTACACAGGTACGGTAAAAGCCCTATCCTCTGGAGCCCCAAATCTTCTAGTTGATTTTGTCCTGGAAAATGTACAAGTTGTTGGTGGCTGCCACAGCTATCACGTTATCTTTGGGGTGCCAGGCAGTGTGGAGGATCTTCTTGTTGAAGTCCAGGCTGTCCACGCTGATCTCATCCTTCTTCCTCTTGCCACCAGTGGACACTTTGCGCGGTTTGAGCGTAGCCCGTGGTTTGCTGCTCTCCCGGGACGCCTCCAGTGTGATGTCCCGCCTGGTGTTGCGGTCAAACATTCGGAAGAAGTTGTTGTAGGAGCCGGTCATGATGGcactgatggagagagaaaatagaaattGTTCGTCTTaattaacttaaataaaaacacaatcataCAGGTGATTGATATATCAAATCTCTAATTCaggaacacaaaacaaactgctACAAATGTTATGCTATGTGAGCATGGACACGTACCTGTCACTGCCATTCCAGCAGCACTCAAACTTGTCAAAGATGCAGTCATTTTCATACAAGGAGCAGAGCTTACTGCGAAGGTATTCATGGACCTGAAACAAAACGCATAACTTAACATAAATATTCACTTGAGCCTGACGTCTTTATTGATATAGTTTAAGTGTGAAAGGGATCATCCAGCTAACACAATACTTAGTCTAAATATTACACTTTTACATCAGTGAATGTTTCCACTTTAACAGAACTGCCCCCTTACATTGATTGGCTAACCAGACACACCTGTGAGGCTATTATTGTTCTATTTATAGTCACAGGGAGCTTGCATACCATTTGTTGAAGGGATCATATCCTTCTGCATTTCTCTGATCTTTTCTTAATCATTTTATGTAACAATCTCATTACTGGCTTCAAGAAAGTATGTTTGCAAAACTGATGAATGTGTGGATTTAAACATTCTTTAAAATTAGGAATTAACATAAATGGTAGCAGGTGAGGGGTAGACAGCAGCACAACATGCTTATTGTTATATTCATtttgggtatatatatatatatatatatatatatatatatatatatatatatatatatatatatatatatatatatatatgggttatTTTATCTTGATCACAAAGATAATTTAGTGCTTGTATCAGACATCAttttcataataatatattgcTTACTTCGTTCTCACACAGGGTTAATGTTACATATGAAGTCACTGGAGAAGTATGTTTATGCACCTGATACGTCTCCACTGGCCTGTTCTCCATGTTAAGGTCCCAAACTTTGACGGAGAGGTAGTCACGTGTCATCATATAGCGTCCGCTGTGACTGAACTTCACGTCCGAGATGGAGGAGATGATCTCAGAAAAAAAGGATCGGCTGCTCGGGTCCTCTGGCTCCTCAAAgactgaaacaaaaagaaagaaaaatcctcAATTCTTAATTCTAAAAATCATTCCCATCAGctctattttaataataatttaaaaaatcatcaCAATCTGGAACACGTCAAACAATGAACACCTATCGCTACCAGATTTAGTAGTGATTCAAAACCTTAATTTATCGTGtgactaaaagtaaaaaacattatCTACTTAAATTAatacacaaaatgtaaataaaagagcAGTAAATCTAAGTATTAGATACACTGTCAagtattgttttcattaattaCATAAGTATGACATTATTCTAAATTAATTTTCCACTGATAGACTAATCAATTGACACACAGACATTGCAGCATACAGTGGAGGTACTTACACTTTGAGTGCCTGTCGCAGAGTGCTGCTGATCGCATGTCACACAGCCGGATGGTGCCTTTGCTACTGCTGTACACAAATACATTGCATTGGTGTGGATGGCACTCAGCAGCTGTGATTACTTCTGTCAGTTCCTCCATGTTGGCGGGCTTGATGTCTACAATATCTGGGAACACACTGTTAAGGAAGTAACAGTCCTGTGTTTCATACCGATACAACGCAGAGACTATCGGCCGATAAGCCACATTTCTAATATCTGTTTTCcgatgaagaaaaaaaggataCTAAAACTTCTGTCTGTGATTTCCAAGTGCCATAGATTTATTCTTAGGTCATCTGCGGAGAGGTACGTTTCATGATCACTATTTACAGAAATGGAATTAATGTGATAGGTGTGCGCGTTTGCAAAGATCCTCCGTGGGCTTGCTTCTACCATGAGATCCATTGGCATCAATACAGGTAcctgaaacataaaacatgcatttttagacaatattttataaaaaaaacaacaacataaaaagcCATGTTGGGACAGGTTTGATATATAATCAAGCATACCCGTAAAGAGGTGATTCTAAAAGGGTCTCGGAGTCGTCCATCTTCATCTTTCAGGTTGTAACCTTCTGCTCTTTTATCTCTTTCACTTATTTTCCACAATTTGATAGTTTTATCTGACAAAAACAGATAGCAAAGTTGTAAAATCTAGAGGTGAAGAACCTTATAGGGATCACGCAGCATCCGTTTCAAATAATGGATAAAAAGCAAACTCTTACCATTTGTCGAAAGTAGAAAGTGAGCAGCATTTTGTTGGGGTAGCcatcttattttattaattttttccTCGATTTCTAAACTTTTCAAATAGTCAAATTCTGGCTCGTGACTCTGAAAAGTGCTATAGACGTTGTACTCCCCGCGCAGGTGCGGACGATTCTTggactgaaaacaaacacaagtcacAGGGTATATACATTATCATCGTAAACACAGAGTCAACATATAACTTCCAAAATAATACTGTTGATGAAGAGCATCTCATCTGTCACTCCATGGGTCTTACCTCCTGTTCATGTTGAAATATCACTACTCTGCCTCCTTTATCTCCAGTTGCAAGCAATTCTCCAGAATAGTTGAACTCAACTGTTGAGATTATGTCAGCTGAAAATAGACACACAACAGAATGAATCACACTTTATAGCTCAGTTTTCACGATCATAGTTCTGATGACAGCTAGAATcatactactgtgtgtgtgacattttacTAAAATAAAGCGTCAGGCACATTTAGCCAAACACTCAAAACGTGTACACCCATtcatgtatgaatgaatgaaaacaagcaTGATGTCACTCGACAATTTATGGACGCAGCACATTGACGTCATGGACACGGTCGCTCCCCTTTAATAGCTTAGCCACCACCTAGCATACAGCTAGCTAGCGACATACAGTAATGTACAGAGGAAAGGGCGTTTGTGTAACTGatccacacacagactcacacgaACCGTCttatattaaaacatgtgtgACCATCTTGCCATCGTGCATCTCATGTGAAGACCACagagcatcatcatcatcagaccATCTAGCTAGCTACCCACCGTTATAGTCTAACCgccaagctaacgttagctacataCCGTCCGCAACATCTTCATCTATCGCTCCTTTCACTTGAGAGAAACACCACTGGAAATCATTTCCTCCTGCAACTCCTGTAAAAAAGAACAACGCGTTAGTTTGCATCTGAATCACGTTTCGTCTGGCGATGAAATGATCTGACAGTGACACAGTTTGACAACTAGCAACTTAGCTTGCCAGCGCTAACGTTGGCTAGCTAACTTGCAGATTCAGGCCATCACACACACCAAGTGAGGTGGGTCCTTTTCCTCCCTTCAAAAGTAGCTTACCCGCC includes the following:
- the bnip4 gene encoding BCL2 interacting protein 4 → MSQQKEISSEESLQGSWVELHFSGNVSQSTSHHESQEQIPTSIQQGDMEKMLLDAQHESGKNSSRGSSHCNSPLRALTPLLLWRGSEANSSQSDEDFQERKREVENMMKKNADWIWDWSSRPENNPPKEFLLKYPKRSTSLSIRNTSVMKKGGVLSADFLKLFLPSLIISHILAVGLGIYIGKRLTSHNTY
- the LOC115019882 gene encoding serine/threonine-protein phosphatase 2A 55 kDa regulatory subunit B delta isoform isoform X1, producing MAGKLLLKGGKGPTSLGVAGGNDFQWCFSQVKGAIDEDVADADIISTVEFNYSGELLATGDKGGRVVIFQHEQESKNRPHLRGEYNVYSTFQSHEPEFDYLKSLEIEEKINKIRWLPQQNAAHFLLSTNDKTIKLWKISERDKRAEGYNLKDEDGRLRDPFRITSLRVPVLMPMDLMVEASPRRIFANAHTYHINSISVNSDHETYLSADDLRINLWHLEITDRSFNIVDIKPANMEELTEVITAAECHPHQCNVFVYSSSKGTIRLCDMRSAALCDRHSKFFEEPEDPSSRSFFSEIISSISDVKFSHSGRYMMTRDYLSVKVWDLNMENRPVETYQVHEYLRSKLCSLYENDCIFDKFECCWNGSDSAIMTGSYNNFFRMFDRNTRRDITLEASRESSKPRATLKPRKVSTGGKRKKDEISVDSLDFNKKILHTAWHPKDNVIAVAATNNLYIFQDKIN
- the LOC115019882 gene encoding serine/threonine-protein phosphatase 2A 55 kDa regulatory subunit B delta isoform isoform X2 encodes the protein MAGVAGGNDFQWCFSQVKGAIDEDVADADIISTVEFNYSGELLATGDKGGRVVIFQHEQESKNRPHLRGEYNVYSTFQSHEPEFDYLKSLEIEEKINKIRWLPQQNAAHFLLSTNDKTIKLWKISERDKRAEGYNLKDEDGRLRDPFRITSLRVPVLMPMDLMVEASPRRIFANAHTYHINSISVNSDHETYLSADDLRINLWHLEITDRSFNIVDIKPANMEELTEVITAAECHPHQCNVFVYSSSKGTIRLCDMRSAALCDRHSKFFEEPEDPSSRSFFSEIISSISDVKFSHSGRYMMTRDYLSVKVWDLNMENRPVETYQVHEYLRSKLCSLYENDCIFDKFECCWNGSDSAIMTGSYNNFFRMFDRNTRRDITLEASRESSKPRATLKPRKVSTGGKRKKDEISVDSLDFNKKILHTAWHPKDNVIAVAATNNLYIFQDKIN